A genome region from Anastrepha obliqua isolate idAnaObli1 chromosome 4, idAnaObli1_1.0, whole genome shotgun sequence includes the following:
- the LOC129246249 gene encoding uncharacterized protein LOC129246249 isoform X2 encodes MELDSNTEQQQPHERSETEIDAEPVLEATTSGSVLFDKAYQLMERFSSTRIGQFVLDRGDRVLRIFEDTAKWSLPHDKKDASLVRPLPWLPFLVLIIIMRQLRLGLSLCALLIGNGPVTAHSLVYFIQTRRRKLRSIRMNGMKAIQEWENACKSQKSDVIGDVLSKLSKIITIAVYRPRIHCQPAGEVFSAPDMQDLLRPRFRHKRPREDDCPESDLRCNQLLSIYANANSEDDSDYMPIQEEEDALNESTPSASSGYSMDTSDENAKDLSFTEKSESNETKSPIKKNIPTIQIKEAEATIASQNSDHTDQKQTASAESANSIPVSPKTPQLALDNGQQKSESELGAVGGVVKPREALKPQNEKFFNNLNGHADMQKKSTPGHESAADTKPHVPLPLLTNVVNASSPPNFNALLNPIARSNIVTFSATEGSAPNDGVDKLMPKPKHFKPEQKTQNQRQQQKQSHQQRHRRNRF; translated from the exons ATGGAGCTGGATTCCAATACAGAGCAGCAGCAGCCTCATGAACGGTCCGAAACGGAAATCGACGCGGAACCGGTCTTGGAAGCCACCACAAGCGGCAGCGTGCTCTTCGACAAAGCTTATCAACTAATGGAGAGATTCTCATCCACTCGTATCGGCCAATTTGTATTGGACCGTGGTGATCGAGTGCTGCGCATTTTTGAGGATACCGCCAAGTGGAGTTTGCCACATG atAAAAAGGATGCCAGCTTGGTGCGTCCATTGCCGTGGCTACCATTTCTTGTGCTAATCATAATCATGCGGCAATTACGTCTGGGGCTATCGCTATGTGCTCTGCTAATTGGTAATGGTCCCGTTACGGCCCACAGTCTCGTCTACTTCATACAGACACGTCGTCGTAAGCTACGTTCCATACGCATGAACGGTATGAAGGCAATACAGGAGTGGGAGAATGCGTGCAAATCGCAGAAAAGTGATGTAATTGGTGATGTGTTGTCCAAGCTTAGCAAGATAATTACTATAGCTGTGTACCGGCCGCGCATTCACTGCCAACCAGCTGGTGAAGTATTTTCGGCACCTGATATGCAGGATTTGCTTCGG CCACGATTCAGGCATAAGCGCCCACGCGAGGATGATTGTCCTGAATCGGATTTACGTTGCAACCAATTGTTATCGATATATGCCAATGCAAACTCCGAAGATGACTCTGACTACATGCCAATTCAGGAGGAGGAAGATGCGCTCAATGAGTCTACACCATCCGCTAGCAGTGGATATAGTATG gaTACTAGCGATGAGAACGCCAAAGACCTcagttttaccgaaaaatcagaATCGAACGAGACAAAATCGcccattaagaaaaatatacctACGATTCAGATCAAAGAAGCAGAGGCAACGATAGCTTCACAGAATTCTGATCATACTGATCAAAAGCAAACAGCTTCAGCGGAAAGTGCTAACTCAATTCCAGTGTCGCCGAAAACACCGCAGTTAGCACTTGACAATgggcaacaaaaaagtgaaagtgaaCTGGGCGCAGTGGGAGGAGTCG TAAAACCGCGTGAGGCTTTGAAGCCTCAAAacgaaaagttttttaataatttgaatggtCATGctgatatgcaaaaaaaatcgacacCAGGACATGAAAGCGCCGCCGACACCAAGCCGCACGTACCGCTGCCGCTGCTGACCAATGTTGTCAACGCAA gcTCACCTCCGAACTTCAATGCCCTCCTCAACCCAATAGCGCGCAGTAACATTGTCACATTTAGTGCCACAGAAG GTTCAGCTCCCAACGATGGTGTTGATAAACTGATGCCTAAGCCCAAGCATTTCAAACCTGAGCAAAAAACGCAAAATCAGcggcagcaacaaaaacaatcacaTCAACAACGACACCGTAGAAACCGATTTTGA
- the LOC129246249 gene encoding uncharacterized protein LOC129246249 isoform X1, whose product MELDSNTEQQQPHERSETEIDAEPVLEATTSGSVLFDKAYQLMERFSSTRIGQFVLDRGDRVLRIFEDTAKWSLPHDKKDASLVRPLPWLPFLVLIIIMRQLRLGLSLCALLIGNGPVTAHSLVYFIQTRRRKLRSIRMNGMKAIQEWENACKSQKSDVIGDVLSKLSKIITIAVYRPRIHCQPAGEVFSAPDMQDLLRPRFRHKRPREDDCPESDLRCNQLLSIYANANSEDDSDYMPIQEEEDALNESTPSASSGYSMDTSDENAKDLSFTEKSESNETKSPIKKNIPTIQIKEAEATIASQNSDHTDQKQTASAESANSIPVSPKTPQLALDNGQQKSESELGAVGGVVKPREALKPQNEKFFNNLNGHADMQKKSTPGHESAADTKPHVPLPLLTNVVNAIPTDEMLIDAIDDCIANQIKIPTNKPPQSQQPPLLSPLSSPSCSTESSTSSLASFVTSYDNDFVDSERDDTPTLNAASSAEDVYLSPIGSPPNFNALLNPIARSNIVTFSATEGSAPNDGVDKLMPKPKHFKPEQKTQNQRQQQKQSHQQRHRRNRF is encoded by the exons ATGGAGCTGGATTCCAATACAGAGCAGCAGCAGCCTCATGAACGGTCCGAAACGGAAATCGACGCGGAACCGGTCTTGGAAGCCACCACAAGCGGCAGCGTGCTCTTCGACAAAGCTTATCAACTAATGGAGAGATTCTCATCCACTCGTATCGGCCAATTTGTATTGGACCGTGGTGATCGAGTGCTGCGCATTTTTGAGGATACCGCCAAGTGGAGTTTGCCACATG atAAAAAGGATGCCAGCTTGGTGCGTCCATTGCCGTGGCTACCATTTCTTGTGCTAATCATAATCATGCGGCAATTACGTCTGGGGCTATCGCTATGTGCTCTGCTAATTGGTAATGGTCCCGTTACGGCCCACAGTCTCGTCTACTTCATACAGACACGTCGTCGTAAGCTACGTTCCATACGCATGAACGGTATGAAGGCAATACAGGAGTGGGAGAATGCGTGCAAATCGCAGAAAAGTGATGTAATTGGTGATGTGTTGTCCAAGCTTAGCAAGATAATTACTATAGCTGTGTACCGGCCGCGCATTCACTGCCAACCAGCTGGTGAAGTATTTTCGGCACCTGATATGCAGGATTTGCTTCGG CCACGATTCAGGCATAAGCGCCCACGCGAGGATGATTGTCCTGAATCGGATTTACGTTGCAACCAATTGTTATCGATATATGCCAATGCAAACTCCGAAGATGACTCTGACTACATGCCAATTCAGGAGGAGGAAGATGCGCTCAATGAGTCTACACCATCCGCTAGCAGTGGATATAGTATG gaTACTAGCGATGAGAACGCCAAAGACCTcagttttaccgaaaaatcagaATCGAACGAGACAAAATCGcccattaagaaaaatatacctACGATTCAGATCAAAGAAGCAGAGGCAACGATAGCTTCACAGAATTCTGATCATACTGATCAAAAGCAAACAGCTTCAGCGGAAAGTGCTAACTCAATTCCAGTGTCGCCGAAAACACCGCAGTTAGCACTTGACAATgggcaacaaaaaagtgaaagtgaaCTGGGCGCAGTGGGAGGAGTCG TAAAACCGCGTGAGGCTTTGAAGCCTCAAAacgaaaagttttttaataatttgaatggtCATGctgatatgcaaaaaaaatcgacacCAGGACATGAAAGCGCCGCCGACACCAAGCCGCACGTACCGCTGCCGCTGCTGACCAATGTTGTCAACGCAA TTCCCACGGATGAAATGCTCATAGATGCTATTGATGATTGTATTGCTAATCAAATTAAAATCCCAACCAATAAACCACCACAATCTCAACAACCACCACTACTCTCACCACTTTCGTCTCCATCCTGCTCCACAGAATCCTCCACCTCCTCGTTAGCTTCGTTTGTGACCAGTTATGATAATGATTTTGTTGACTCTGAGCGCGATGACACGCCAACACTCAATGCGGCTTCGTCGGCGGAGGACGTCTATCTAAGTCCGATCG gcTCACCTCCGAACTTCAATGCCCTCCTCAACCCAATAGCGCGCAGTAACATTGTCACATTTAGTGCCACAGAAG GTTCAGCTCCCAACGATGGTGTTGATAAACTGATGCCTAAGCCCAAGCATTTCAAACCTGAGCAAAAAACGCAAAATCAGcggcagcaacaaaaacaatcacaTCAACAACGACACCGTAGAAACCGATTTTGA